Proteins from a single region of Phyllopteryx taeniolatus isolate TA_2022b chromosome 10, UOR_Ptae_1.2, whole genome shotgun sequence:
- the LOC133485289 gene encoding protocadherin gamma-A11-like isoform X25, whose product MADKGISAAGPIVCICALMATLPLVRGDLSYSLPEEMERSSAIANVAKDLGVDLATLSSRKARIDFEDPRRRFCQVNLRTGDLIAAERIDRESLCDKKPSCVLKVDLLLENPLELHRVSLHIQDVNDNSPHFKKNSIEMEIGESAERGSRFAIEEAHDADIGQNAVNRYHLQKNAHFILAVDNDKVELVLEHKLDREKQSQTNLLLSAFDGGSPQRSGTVVIHVTVLDANDNAPVFAKALYKARLPENSPPGTTVMHVRATDADQGVNGDVTYDFGHVSGINVNVFFIDPATGEIKVTGVTDFEEKTSYEMRVEAKDSLGLTSYAKVIIDITDVNDNAPVITIKSLTDAVAENVPPGTEVGIVHVQDRDSEQNGQVRCSVQQDVPFRLVPSIKNYYSLVTSGQLDRELVSDYNITIGASDEGSPPLSSRKSLHLSVADVNDNPPAFERESYSAYVSENNKAGSALCRVGARDPDRRQNGTVVYSLSAGAQVNGAPASSYVSVDGDTGAVRAACSLDYEDLRSFRVHVVARDKGSPPLSSNVSVSVWIWDVNDNSPQILYPAPEGDSFMTELVPKAAHGGSVVSKVIAVDADSGQNARLSYHIVKATDPGLFTIGLQSGEIRTRRDIGQSDSMKQNLMVAVKDNGQPPLSATCSVYLLLSDNLAEVPELKDVSSDEREKNSKVTSYLLVALVSVSTFFLTFMVAVLAGSFCRRRKPRLLLDGAVAVPGAYLPPNYADVDGAGTLRGAYDYDAYLTTGSRTSDFNFVRSYDDDTLPADRALAKGPGDFDEMFGDLDTKPFVFGNGFGTRKH is encoded by the exons ATGGCAGACAAAGGAATTTCAGCGGCGGGCCCGATTGTGTGCATTTGCGCTTTGATGGCGACGCTGCCCCTCGTTCGTGGAGATCTCAGCTATTCGCTTCCGGAGGAGATGGAGCGCTCGTCTGCGATCGCAAACGTAGCCAAAGATCTCGGAGTGGACCTGGCCACGTTGTCCTCGCGAAAAGCTCGGATTGATTTCGAGGACCCTCGGAGACGTTTTTGTCAGGTGAATTTGCGCACCGGAGATTTGATCGCAGCGGAGAGAATTGACAGAGAAAGCCTTTGTGACAAGAAGCCGTCGTGTGTGCTCAAAGTCGATCTGCTTCTGGAAAATCCTCTCGAGCTGCATCGCGTGAGTCTCCATATTCAGGACGTGAACGACAACTCGCCGCATTTCAAAAAGAATTCAATCGAAATGGAAATAGGGGAGTCGGCTGAAAGGGGAAGCCGATTTGCAATTGAGGAGGCCCATGATGCAGATATCGGACAAAATGCCGTGAACAGATATCATTTACAAAAGAATGCTCACTTTATTCTCGCTGTTGACAACGATAAGGTTGAACTCGTTCTCGAACATAAGCTCGACCGAGAGAAGCAAAGTCAGACGAATTTGCTCCTGAGCGCTTTCGATGGCGGCTCCCCTCAGAGGTCAGGAACCGTCGTCATCCACGTCACCGTGCTGGACGCGAATGATAACGCGCCAGTGTTCGCCAAGGCCCTTTATAAAGCCCGCCTGCCTGAAAACTCTCCTCCAGGTACAACCGTGATGCATGTTAGGGCGACTGATGCTGACCAAGGCGTCAATGGAGATGTGACGTATGACTTCGGCCACGTGTCTGGCATTAATGTGAATGTATTCTTTATTGATCCTGCGACGGGGGAAATTAAAGTAACAGGTGTGACTGATTTTGAAGAGAAAACGTCATATGAGATGAGAGTAGAAGCCAAAGACAGTTTGGGACTGACCTCCTACGCTAAAGTTATCATAGATATTACAGACGTGAATGACAACGCCCCAGTTATCACGATCAAGTCGCTGACCGATGCGGTGGCGGAGAACGTGCCGCCTGGCACCGAGGTGGGCATCGTTCACGTGCAGGACAGAGACTCTGAGCAGAACGGGCAGGTCCGCTGCTCCGTCCAACAAGACGTCCCCTTCCGCTTAGTTCCTTCCATCAAGAACTATTATTCTCTGGTGACTAGCGGCCAGCTGGACCGCGAACTGGTGTCCGATTACAACATTACAATCGGCGCCAGCGACGAGGGCtctcctcctctgtcctccCGGAAAAGTCTTCACCTGTCCGTCGCCGACGTCAACGACAACCCGCCCGCGTTCGAGCGGGAGTCCTACAGCGCCTACGTGAGCGAAAACAACAAAGCCGGCTCGGCTTTGTGTCGGGTCGGCGCTCGAGACCCCGACCGGAGACAGAACGGCACGGTGGTTTATTCTCTGTCGGCGGGCGCGCAGGTGAACGGCGCCCCGGCGTCCTCCTACGTGTCGGTGGACGGAGACACGGGGGCCGTCCGCGCCGCTTGCTCGTTGGATTACGAAGACCTGAGGAGTTTTCGAGTCCACGTGGTGGCCAGAGACAAGGGTTCTCCTCCGCTGAGCAGCAACGTGAGCGTCAGCGTGTGGATATGGGACGTGAATGACAACTCTCCTCAGATACTGTACCCCGCCCCGGAGGGCGACTCCTTCATGACCGAGCTGGTCCCCAAAGCTGCGCACGGAGGCTCCGTGGTGTCCAAAGTGATAGCGGTGGACGCCGACTCCGGACAGAACGCCCGGCTGTCCTATCACATCGTCAAGGCCACGGATCCGGGACTTTTCACCATCGGTCTCCAGAGTGGAGAGATCAGGACCCGGCGGGACATTGGCCAATCTGACAGCATGAAACAGAACCTGATGGTGGCGGTGAAAGATAACGGACAGCCCCCTCTCTCCGCCACCTGCTCCGTGTATTTACTCCTTTCCGATAACTTGGCCGAGGTGCCGGAACTGAAGGACGTTTCTTCCGACGAGCGGGAGAAGAATTCCAAAGTCACCTCGTATCTGCTGGTGGCGCTGGTGTCCGTGTCCACCTTCTTTCTGACCTTCATGGTGGCGGTCCTGGCTGGGAGCTTTTGTCGCAGGAGAAAGCCCAGACTGTTGTTGGACGGAGCGGTCGCCGTCCCCGGCGCGTATCTCCCTCCGAATTACGCCGATGTCGACGGCGCGGGAACCTTACGCGGCGCCTACGACTACGACGCCTACTTGACGACGGGCTCCAGGACCAGCGACTTCAACTTTGTGCGTTCTTACGACGACGACACGCTGCCCGCGGACCGCGCGCTCGCGAAGGGTCCCGGCGACTTCGATGAGATGTTTGGAGATCTTGACACAAAG ccgttcgtctttggcaacggatttggaactaggaagcactaA
- the LOC133485201 gene encoding protocadherin gamma-A10-like, giving the protein MISVNMAVEDFSMRRLLFLFAAVVQTRLVDGDLSYSLPEEMKGSSVVGNVAKDLGVDPRTLSARNARIDVEGTRKQYCEMNLSSGDLITAERIDRESLCGKKASCLIKMDLVFENPLELHRVSLHIQDVNDNAPKFKNNLIEMEIGESADKGSRFSIEKAHDADIGQNAVQNYNLQRNDNFILSVDDNKVELVLEHKLDREKQSQTNLLLSAFDGGSPQRSGTVVIHVTVLDANDNAPVFAKALYKARLPENSPPGTTVMHVRATDADQGVNGDVTYDFGHVSDEGHLFSIDPATGEIKVAGLIDFEESASFEISVQAKDGLGLTSYAKVIIDITDVNDNAPVITIKSLTDAVAENVPPGTEVGIVHVQDRDSEQNGQVRCSVQQDVPFRLVPSIKNYYSLVTSGQLDRELVSDYNITIGASDEGSPPLSSRKSLHLSVADVNDNPPAFERESYSAYVSENNKAGSALCRVGARDPDRRQNGTVVYSLSAGAQVNGAPASSYVSVDGDTGAVRAACSLDYEDLRSFRVHVVARDKGSPPLSSNVSVSVWIWDVNDNSPQILYPAPEGDSFMTELVPKAAHGGSVVSKVIAVDADSGQNARLSYHIVKATDPGLFTIGLHSGEIRTRRDIGQSDSMKQNLMVAVKDNGQPPLSATCSVYLLLSDNLAEVPELKDVSSDEREKNSKVTSYLLVALVSVSTFFLTFMVAVLAGSFCRRRKPRLLLDGAVAVPGAYLPPNYADVDGAGTLRGAYDYDAYLTTGSRTSDFNFVRSYDDDTLPAKSPGDFDDELRDSFDPLETTPNADFIVFYIFFSGFFHDV; this is encoded by the exons ATGATTTCTGTCAACATGGCAGTCGAGGATTTCTCGATGCGGCGTTTGCTGTTTCTTTTTGCCGCGGTTGTTCAGACGCGCCTCGTCGACGGAGATCTGAGCTATTCCCTTCCAGAGGAGATGAAAGGCTCGTCCGTTGTCGGAAATGTCGCCAAAGATCTGGGCGTCGACCCGAGGACATTGTCTGCACGAAATGCCCGGATTGACGTTGAAGGGACACGTAAGCAGTATTGTGAGATGAATCTGAGCTCCGGAGATTTGATCACAGCGGAGAGAATTGACAGAGAAAGCCTTTGTGGGAAGAAAGCATCCTGCCTTATTAAAATGGACCTGGTGTTTGAAAATCCTCTGGAGCTTCACCGCGTGAGTCTTCATATTCAAGATGTAAATGACAACGCtccaaaattcaaaaataatttgattgaaATGGAAATAGGGGAGTCGGCAGACAAGGGCAGTCGTTTTTCCATTGAAAAGGCTCATGACGCAGACATAGGACAAAACGCTGTTCAAAATTACAACCTACAAagaaatgacaactttattctttccGTTGACGACAACAAAGTTGAACTCGTTCTCGAACATAAGCTCGACCGAGAGAAGCAAAGTCAGACGAATTTGCTCCTGAGCGCTTTCGATGGCGGCTCCCCTCAGAGGTCAGGAACCGTCGTCATCCACGTCACCGTGCTGGACGCGAATGATAACGCGCCAGTGTTCGCCAAGGCCCTTTATAAAGCCCGCCTGCCTGAAAACTCTCCTCCAGGTACAACCGTGATGCATGTTAGGGCGACTGATGCTGACCAAGGCGTCAATGGAGATGTGACGTATGACTTCGGCCACGTGTCTGACGAAggtcatttattttctattgatCCCGCGACGGGGGAAATTAAAGTCGCTGGTCTAATTGATTTTGaagaaagtgcttcatttgaaaTTAGTGTACAAGCTAAAGACGGCTTGGGACTGACCTCCTACGCTAAAGTTATCATAGATATTACTGACGTGAATGACAACGCCCCAGTTATCACGATCAAGTCGCTGACCGATGCGGTGGCGGAGAACGTGCCGCCTGGCACCGAGGTGGGCATCGTTCACGTGCAGGACAGAGACTCTGAGCAGAACGGGCAGGTCCGCTGCTCCGTCCAACAAGACGTCCCCTTCCGCTTAGTTCCTTCCATCAAGAACTATTATTCTCTGGTGACTAGCGGCCAGCTGGACCGCGAACTGGTGTCCGATTACAACATTACAATCGGCGCCAGCGACGAGGGCtctcctcctctgtcctccCGGAAAAGTCTTCACCTGTCCGTCGCCGACGTCAACGACAACCCGCCCGCGTTCGAGCGGGAGTCCTACAGCGCCTACGTGAGCGAAAACAACAAAGCCGGCTCGGCTTTGTGTCGGGTCGGCGCTCGAGACCCCGACCGGAGACAGAACGGCACGGTGGTTTATTCTCTGTCGGCGGGCGCGCAGGTGAACGGCGCCCCGGCGTCCTCCTACGTGTCGGTGGACGGAGACACGGGGGCCGTCCGCGCCGCTTGCTCCCTGGATTACGAAGACCTGAGGAGTTTTCGAGTCCACGTGGTGGCCAGAGACAAGGGTTCTCCTCCGCTGAGCAGCAACGTGAGCGTCAGCGTGTGGATATGGGACGTGAATGACAACTCTCCTCAGATACTGTACCCCGCCCCGGAGGGCGACTCCTTCATGACCGAGCTGGTCCCCAAAGCTGCGCACGGAGGCTCCGTGGTGTCCAAAGTGATAGCGGTGGACGCCGACTCCGGACAGAACGCCCGGCTGTCCTACCACATCGTCAAGGCCACGGATCCGGGACTTTTCACCATCGGTCTCCACAGTGGCGAGATCAGGACCCGGCGGGACATTGGCCAATCTGACAGCATGAAACAGAACCTGATGGTGGCGGTGAAAGATAACGGACAGCCCCCTCTCTCCGCCACCTGCTCCGTGTATTTACTCCTTTCCGATAACTTGGCCGAGGTGCCGGAACTGAAGGACGTTTCTTCCGACGAGCGGGAGAAGAATTCCAAAGTCACCTCGTATCTGCTGGTGGCGCTGGTGTCCGTGTCCACCTTCTTTCTGACCTTCATGGTGGCGGTCCTGGCTGGGAGCTTTTGTCGCAGGAGAAAGCCCAGACTGTTGTTGGACGGAGCGGTCGCCGTCCCCGGCGCGTATCTCCCTCCGAATTACGCCGATGTCGACGGCGCGGGAACTTTACGCGGCGCCTACGACTACGACGCCTACTTGACGACGGGCTCCAGGACCAGCGACTTCAACTTTGTGCGTTCTTACGACGACGACACGCTGCCCGCGAAGAGTCCCGGCGACTTCGATGACGAGCTTCGCGATTCTTTCGACCCTCTTGAG ACGACTCCAAATGCAGATTTCATTGTTTTCTACATTTTCTTCAGTGGTTTCTTCCATGACGTCTGA
- the LOC133485202 gene encoding protocadherin beta-15-like: MAHLYIYFVQTWSLGFFFVPVGCAHGDLSYSVQEELKRGSVIGNMAQDLGLDVGTLSARKARVDMERNNKQYCGINVRTGDLTVADRIDREEHCGEKPSCVLTFDLLLENPLELHRWSLQIQDVNDNSPTFSRDFVKLEIRESAVKGAKYRINAAHDLDIGTNSVQNYILQPNSNFVFRIQTTNDGSKYGELILEKELDREEQREMKLLLTAVDGGSPQRSGTVVIHVVVLDANDNAPVFTQAVYTTSVKEDAGLKTAIITVSASDADEGINGEVTYGFTRLSDKARNMFSLNQKTGEIVVAGEIDYEDATSHEVFLEAKDGYGLSSKTKVIINIIDVNDNAPVITIKSLTDAVAENVPPGTEVGIVHVQDRDSEQNGQVRCSVQQDVPFRLVPSIKNYYSLVTSGQLDRELVSDYNITIGASDEGSPPLSSRKSLHLSVADVNDNPPAFERESYSAYVSENNKAGSALCRVGARDPDRRQNGTVVYSLSAGAQVNGAPASSYVSVDGDTGAVRAACSLDYEDLRSFRVHVVARDKGSPPLSSNVSVSVWIWDVNDNSPQILYPAPEGDSFMTELVPKAAHGGSVVSKVIAVDADSGQNARLSYHIVKATDPGLFTIGLHSGEIRTRRDIGQSDSMKQNLMVAVKDNGQPPLSATCSVYLLLSDNLAEVPELKDVSSDEREKNSKVTSYLLVALVSVSTFFLTFMVAVLAGSFCRRRKPRLLLDGAVAVPGAYLPPNYADVDGAGTLRGAYDYDAYLTTGSRTSDFNFVRSYDDDTLPAKSPGDFDDELRDSFDPLEVGTLCQIFMSLHWFMLPFMFEPLPALI, encoded by the coding sequence ATGGCgcatttgtacatttatttcgTGCAAACGTGGAGCTTGGGCTTTTTCTTTGTCCCGGTCGGATGCGCGCACGGAGACCTCAGCTATTCTGTTCAAGAGGAGCTGAAACGCGGATCTGTCATTGGAAATATGGCCCAGGATCTCGGACTGGATGTGGGGACATTGTCTGCTCGCAAAGCTCGCGTTGACATGGAAAGAAACAACAAGCAGTATTGCGGAATCAACGTCCGTACAGGGGATTTAACGGTTGCGGACAGAATTGACCGCGAGGAGCACTGCGGGGAAAAGCCTTCGTGCGTTCTGACATTCGACCTGCTGCTGGAGAATCCTTTGGAATTGCACCGTTGGTCTTTGCAAATTCAGGATGTGAATGACAATTCTCCCACTTTCTCCAGAGATTTCGTCAAGCTGGAAATACGCGAGTCCGCTGTCAAAGGAGCAAAATACCGCATTAATGCAGCTCATGACTTGGATATTGGAACTAATTCCGTTCAAAACTACATTTTGCAGCCAAACTCCAATTTTGTGTTTCGCATTCAGACAACCAACGATGGCAGTAAATACGGTGAGCTGATTTTAGAAAAGGAGCTGgacagagaagagcagcgggaAATGAAATTATTGCTGACGGCCGTGGATGGTGGTTCTCCTCAGAGATCTGGTACTGTGGTCATACATGTCGTCGTACTCGATGCCAATGACAACGCCCCAGTTTTCACTCAGGCTGTTTATACAACCTCTGTGAAAGAAGACGCAGGCCTGAAGACCGCAATTATCACCGTGAGCGCATCGGACGCAGATGAAGGAATCAACGGAGAAGTTACATACGGGTTTACTCGGCTTTCTGACAAAGCGAGAAATATGTTTTCACTCAATCAGAAAACTGGAGAAATTGTTGTGGCGGGCGAAATTGATTATGAAGATGCAACAAGCCATGAAGTTTTTCTTGAAGCTAAAGACGGTTATGGCCTCTCTTCCAAGACAAAGgtaattattaatataattgACGTGAATGACAACGCCCCAGTTATCACGATCAAGTCGCTGACCGATGCGGTGGCGGAGAACGTGCCGCCTGGCACCGAGGTGGGCATCGTTCACGTGCAGGACAGAGACTCTGAGCAGAACGGGCAGGTCCGCTGCTCCGTCCAACAAGACGTCCCCTTCCGCTTAGTTCCTTCCATCAAGAACTATTATTCTCTGGTGACTAGCGGCCAGCTGGACCGCGAACTGGTGTCCGATTACAACATTACAATCGGCGCCAGCGACGAGGGCtctcctcctctgtcctccCGGAAAAGTCTTCACCTGTCCGTCGCCGACGTCAACGACAACCCGCCCGCGTTCGAGCGGGAGTCCTACAGCGCCTACGTGAGCGAAAACAACAAAGCCGGCTCGGCTTTGTGTCGGGTCGGCGCTCGAGACCCCGACCGGAGACAGAACGGCACGGTGGTTTATTCTCTGTCGGCGGGCGCGCAGGTGAACGGCGCCCCGGCGTCCTCCTACGTGTCGGTGGACGGAGACACGGGGGCCGTCCGCGCCGCTTGCTCGTTGGATTACGAAGACCTGAGGAGTTTTCGAGTCCACGTGGTGGCCAGAGACAAGGGTTCTCCTCCGCTGAGCAGCAACGTGAGCGTCAGCGTGTGGATATGGGACGTGAATGACAACTCTCCTCAGATACTGTACCCCGCCCCGGAGGGCGACTCCTTCATGACCGAGCTGGTCCCCAAAGCTGCGCACGGAGGCTCCGTGGTGTCCAAAGTGATAGCGGTGGACGCCGACTCCGGACAGAACGCCCGGCTGTCCTACCATATCGTCAAGGCCACGGATCCGGGACTTTTCACCATCGGTCTCCACAGTGGCGAGATCAGGACCCGGCGGGACATTGGCCAATCTGACAGCATGAAACAGAACCTGATGGTGGCGGTGAAAGATAACGGACAGCCCCCTCTCTCCGCCACCTGCTCCGTGTATTTACTCCTTTCCGATAACTTGGCCGAGGTGCCGGAACTGAAGGACGTTTCTTCCGACGAGCGGGAGAAGAATTCCAAAGTCACCTCGTATCTGCTGGTGGCGCTGGTGTCCGTGTCCACCTTCTTTCTGACCTTCATGGTGGCGGTCCTGGCTGGGAGCTTTTGTCGCAGGAGAAAGCCCAGACTGTTGTTGGACGGAGCGGTCGCCGTCCCCGGCGCGTATCTCCCTCCGAATTACGCCGATGTCGACGGCGCGGGAACTTTACGCGGCGCCTACGACTACGACGCCTACTTGACGACGGGCTCCAGGACCAGCGACTTCAACTTTGTGCGTTCTTACGACGACGACACGCTGCCCGCGAAGAGTCCCGGCGACTTCGATGACGAGCTTCGCGATTCTTTCGACCCTCTTGAGGTAGGAACCTTGTGCCAGATTTTCATGTCTTTGCATTGGTTTATGCTCCCATTTATGTTCGAGCCACTTCCTGCTTTGATTTAG
- the LOC133485306 gene encoding protocadherin gamma-A4-like, which produces MAHLYIYFVQTWSLGFFFVPVGCAHGDLSYSVQEELKRGSVIGNMAQDLGLDVGTLSARKARVDMERNNKQYCGINVRTGDLTVADRIDREEHCGEKPSCVLKFDLLLENPLELHRWSLQIQDVNDNSPTFSRDFVKLEISESADKGAKYRINAAHDLDIGTNSVQNYILQPNSNFVFRIQTTNDGSKYGELILEKELDREEQREMKLLLTAVDGGSPQRSGTVVIHVVVLDANDNAPVFTQAVYTTSVKEDAGLKTAIITVSASDADEGINGEVTYGFTRLSDKARNMFSLNQKTGEIVVAGEIDYEDATSHEVFLEAKDGYGITSEAKVIININDVNDNAPVITIKSLTDAVAENVPPGTEVGIVHVQDRDSEQNGQVRCSVQQDVPFRLVPSIKNYYSLVTSGQLDRELVSDYNITIGASDEGSPPLSSRKSLHLSVADVNDNPPAFERESYSAYVSENNKAGSALCRVGARDPDRRQNGTVVYSLSAGAQVNGAPASSYVSVDGDTGAVRAACSLDYEDLRSFRVHVVARDKGSPPLSSNVSVSVWIWDVNDNSPQILYPAPEGDSFMTELVPKAADGGSVVSKVIAVDADSGQNARLSYHIVKATDPGLFTIGLHSGEIRTRRDIGQSDSMKQNLMVAVKDNGQPPLSATCSVYLLLSDNLAEVPELKDVSYDEREKNSKVTSYLLVALVSVSTFFLTFMVAVLAGSFCRRRKPRLLLDGAVAVPGAYLPPNYADVDGAGTLRGAYDYDAYLTTGSRTSDFNFVRSYDDDTLPAKSPGDFDDELRDSFDPLEVLRVPPSLHRP; this is translated from the coding sequence ATGGCgcatttgtacatttatttcgTGCAAACGTGGAGCTTGGGCTTTTTCTTTGTCCCGGTCGGATGCGCGCACGGAGACCTCAGCTATTCTGTTCAAGAGGAGCTGAAACGCGGATCTGTCATTGGAAATATGGCCCAGGATCTCGGACTGGATGTGGGGACATTGTCTGCTCGCAAAGCTCGCGTTGACATGGAAAGAAACAACAAGCAGTATTGCGGAATCAACGTCCGTACAGGGGATTTAACGGTTGCGGACAGAATTGACCGCGAGGAGCACTGCGGGGAAAAGCCTTCGTGCGTTCTGAAATTCGACCTGCTGCTGGAGAATCCTTTGGAATTGCACCGTTGGTCTTTGCAAATTCAGGATGTGAATGACAATTCTCCCACTTTCTCCAGAGATTTCGTCAAGCTGGAAATAAGCGAGTCCGCTGACAAAGGAGCAAAATACCGCATTAATGCAGCTCATGACTTGGATATTGGAACTAATTCCGTTCAAAACTACATTTTGCAGCCAAACTCCAATTTTGTGTTTCGCATTCAGACAACCAACGATGGCAGTAAATACGGTGAGCTGATTTTAGAAAAGGAGCTGgacagagaagagcagcgggaAATGAAATTATTGCTGACGGCCGTGGATGGTGGTTCTCCTCAGAGATCTGGTACTGTGGTCATACATGTCGTCGTACTCGATGCCAATGACAACGCCCCAGTTTTCACTCAGGCTGTTTATACAACCTCTGTGAAAGAAGACGCAGGCCTGAAGACCGCAATTATCACCGTGAGCGCATCGGACGCAGATGAAGGAATCAACGGAGAAGTTACATACGGGTTTACTCGGCTTTCTGACAAAGCGAGAAATATGTTTTCACTCAATCAGAAAACTGGAGAAATTGTTGTGGCGGGCGAAATTGATTATGAAGATGCAACAAGCCATGAAGTTTTTCTTGAAGCCAAAGACGGTTATGGTATTACCTCTGAGGCAAAAGTCATTATTAACATCAATGACGTGAATGACAACGCCCCAGTTATCACGATCAAGTCGCTGACCGATGCGGTGGCGGAGAACGTGCCGCCTGGCACCGAGGTGGGCATCGTTCACGTGCAGGACAGAGACTCTGAGCAGAACGGGCAGGTCCGCTGCTCCGTCCAACAAGACGTCCCCTTCCGCTTAGTTCCTTCCATCAAGAACTATTATTCTCTGGTGACTAGCGGCCAGCTGGACCGCGAACTGGTGTCCGATTACAACATTACAATCGGCGCCAGCGACGAGGGCtctcctcctctgtcctccCGGAAAAGTCTTCACCTGTCCGTCGCCGACGTCAACGACAACCCGCCCGCGTTCGAGCGGGAGTCCTACAGCGCCTACGTGAGCGAAAACAACAAAGCCGGCTCGGCTTTGTGTCGGGTCGGCGCTCGAGACCCCGACCGGAGACAGAACGGCACGGTGGTTTATTCTCTGTCGGCGGGCGCGCAGGTGAACGGCGCCCCGGCGTCCTCCTACGTGTCGGTGGACGGAGACACGGGGGCCGTCCGCGCCGCTTGCTCGTTGGATTACGAAGACCTGAGGAGTTTTCGAGTCCACGTGGTGGCCAGAGACAAGGGTTCTCCTCCGCTGAGCAGCAACGTGAGCGTCAGCGTGTGGATATGGGACGTGAATGACAACTCTCCTCAGATACTGTACCCCGCCCCGGAGGGCGACTCCTTCATGACCGAGCTGGTCCCCAAAGCTGCGGACGGAGGCTCCGTGGTGTCCAAAGTGATAGCGGTGGACGCCGACTCCGGACAGAACGCCCGGCTGTCCTACCATATCGTCAAGGCCACGGATCCGGGACTTTTCACCATCGGTCTCCACAGTGGAGAGATCAGGACCCGGCGGGACATTGGCCAATCTGACAGCATGAAACAGAACCTGATGGTGGCGGTGAAAGATAACGGACAGCCCCCTCTCTCCGCCACCTGCTCCGTGTATTTACTCCTTTCCGATAACTTGGCCGAGGTGCCGGAACTGAAGGACGTTTCCTACGACGAGCGGGAGAAGAATTCCAAAGTCACCTCGTATCTGCTGGTGGCGCTGGTGTCCGTGTCCACCTTCTTTCTGACCTTCATGGTGGCGGTCCTGGCTGGGAGCTTTTGTCGCAGGAGAAAGCCCAGACTGTTGTTGGACGGAGCGGTCGCCGTCCCCGGCGCGTATCTCCCTCCGAATTACGCCGATGTCGACGGCGCGGGAACCTTACGCGGCGCCTACGACTACGACGCCTACTTGACGACGGGCTCCAGGACCAGCGACTTCAACTTTGTGCGTTCTTACGACGACGACACGCTGCCCGCGAAGAGTCCCGGCGACTTCGATGACGAGCTTCGCGATTCTTTCGACCCTCTTGAG